CCAGCATCTCTTCACAGGAGAACAAGGGGTCTGTGGAGGTCATGAGAAAAGATCTGAACGATGCTCGGGACCTGCATGGCCAGGCCGAgtctgctgctgctgtgtggaAGGCAAGTGGGACTGGCCCTGGGGTGCACATGAATGGGGACATGGGTATGTATTCTGATCCTATCTGGCAGGGCCTTGGGATGCAGTTGAGTCCTGTGTACCAAACCTCTCCTTGAAGTAGTCAGCATGGGGCTGGGGTCCTGGGTGAAGCCTGAGGACACAGGTgtccttctctgccctccctgcaggGACACGTGATGGACCGCAGAAAGAAGGCCCTGACTGACTACAAGAAGCTTCGGGCTTTCtttgtggaggaggaggagcgcttcctgcaggaggcagaaaaagaggagGGGTCCCCTGAGGATGAGGATGCTGACCCTGCAGACAGGTTCAGGTCCCTCCTGCAGGCCCTGTCGGAGCTCGAGCGGAGGCACCGAAACCTGGGCCTCAGCATGCTGCTTCAGGTGGGCCCCGCCCCATCCTGAGGGCCCTGAGCTACCAAGAGAAGGCTTCTATTTGGGGCTGAATTTCAGGAATCAGTGATCCAGGAGACTCCCCAGCCTCCATGGCATTGGCAGTGTTTCGTGAGGCATGGTGGCACCCCCGTATTGAAGCACTGGGCCCCTGTGCTACCCTAGCGCTCTGCAGGCAGGAGCTGGCCGAGGGGTCCAGGAGCACAGGGAACACCCAGGAGGCTAGTGGCTATCTGACCCTCGTTCTTCATGTCCTCACACCCTATGTCGGAGGCCTTGCCTAACCCTTGAGGTTCTGGGTTCTTTGCATTCCCTCTGATCCTGAGCCAGCAACCTCCATCCTTCTCTTTTCTGGGCTAAGAGGTGTCATTTCACTCCTGGAATGCTGGTTAATCAACTCTGGTGGGCAGTGGTTTTGGGTGATGATTGGAGGGGAGGGTTTGGCTTCAGCCTTGGGAAGGCATCTGTGGCTGGTGGAACTGGGGCATGGTCATCTGGGTTTCAGGACGACTGCTCCct
This window of the Desmodus rotundus isolate HL8 chromosome 9, HLdesRot8A.1, whole genome shotgun sequence genome carries:
- the RNF187 gene encoding E3 ubiquitin-protein ligase RNF187 yields the protein MAAGPEPPEWEPRWRKALRGKENKGSVEVMRKDLNDARDLHGQAESAAAVWKGHVMDRRKKALTDYKKLRAFFVEEEERFLQEAEKEEGSPEDEDADPADRFRSLLQALSELERRHRNLGLSMLLQ